The Chlamydiales bacterium region AGCTACCATATACCCATCAACGCACCATTCAACCACATGCTTATTTGTAAATAGTACACCATCAGATGTTACGATAAACCCAGATCCCCTTGTAAGATATCCTTGATCTTTATCTAAATTAAGAGCCTTTACAAGAGATGCATCATATAAAAACACTTTTACAACCCCTTGATAGTACTTTTTAGCAATATCTTCGGCTTCAGCATCTGCAAATAATGGGTTGCCTATTCCAAAAGAAAAAAGAAGAAGGAAAAAAACAATATAACGAGAGCGCAACATAGCATAACCTAGAGTTTAAAATAATTTATCGTCTTTTATGCATCCTATGTCGTTTTTTAAATTTTAACAACTATAAAATTTAAAAAATAATCGAAATAAAATTTTTATAAAAATGTAATTTAACAAAATAAAATAATATTAATTTATTGTAAGTTAACAATTAATGTGTTATGATTATGTGATAATTTAAATTAAAAATAGATAAAGTTAAAAAATGCCAGATCTGACAGCGCCTAAAAAGAATAAGATTAACCTTGCAGATTACCCATACAAAAGAGACGTAGAAAATCGCCTTCTTATGGCAGACTTTTCTGCCTTTGATATTGAGCTTTTAAGAGAAATTGTCGATGGGCCTTTATCTATTTCCCTTACAAACTTAGTAGATGCACTCGAAGTAGATGAAACTCAAATTGTAAATTCACTTAAAAAACTAGAGAGATCTGGTCTTTTAAAAAAATCTTTCGATTGTATTATTGTCGATAAGGACACAAGAAAATATTATGAAACACAGTTAATAAAGTTCGATCCAGATTTCCAACCAGGTATTGAATACATAAAAAGCTTACTAAAAAAAGTTCCTATCGAGCATATTCCAGTCTGGTATGCCCTTCCAAGAACCTCTGACGATATTTTTCAAGCAATCATTGAAAAATATCTTCTAACTCCCAGGATTTTTAAAAGACATATAGCAGAGCTTACTCAAGAACTTCCTATCGTCAAATCTATTATCAATGACCTCGAAATGGCTGAAAAGCATCAATTGCCCTCTTGCTACTTTCATGAAAAATATAGCTATAAAAAAGAAGAGTTTGAAGAGCTCATGCTGTTTCTAGAATTTAACTTCATTTGTTGTATTAATTATGTCTCTCTCCAGGATCGTTGGATAGAGGTGGTTACACCTTTTGCTGAATGGAAAGAACATCTCTCATTCTCAAAAAAAATAAAAAATAAAAAAGAATCTAGTTTCGAAAAAGAAATCTCACCCTTTGGTTTCATTAAAAAGTTACAGCAAACACTTGTCTCTATAAAAAACAAACCCACATTAATAGATGAGCTAGAATCAACTCTCCTCAAAAGGTTACAAGAGCTTCAGCTTGTAGAACTCCAAGACTTACAGGTTACACCTCTTGAACGTGCAAATTCCTTTCTCTCTTTAAGAGATGACCAACAAGCACATTGTTTGTACCGCCTACCCCTACATATCCATGACTATGCATCTTCCTTCTGCCAAGAAAAACACTTGCGTGAGTTAGAAAAGCAAATGGCAATGTTTGCTAAACATGGCTGGATCTCATTTCATACCTTCTTAGAGGGGTGTACAGCTGGCATTGGCACTCAGTCGGAGCTTATGCTCAAAAAAACGGGTAAACAGTGGTGTTACATGCGTCCTTGCTACTTAAAAGAAGAAGAGGATTTTATCAAAAAAATTATTTTTGAAAAGTTCTTTGAAGCAGGCCTTGTAGATACTACCTACTTTCAAGATAAAGAGTACTTTTGTGTAACACCCTTTGGCCACAAATTACTCACATAATTTTTTCTCGCATTAAATGAATCATCTTTATAGAATAGAGGGAAGCCCAAAATAATTTTGGCATCGAAGGTAGGCCCTATTATGGACAGTTTACAAAAAGCATTGGAGCAAACGCTCTATTTTTCAAAAACTTCAGCTACCTCTTCTTTATTTCATCATTTCCATCATCTTATTTAATCTCTAAAAAAGAGCACACTCTTTTTTAGTCTTGGCATGCAAAGGTTTTCCCTTTTCATCCTCCATTTATTTTTAAATTAATTTTTACGCTTATTTTTTAGGAGTTAATCTATGTTTTTATTTATATTAAATTTTTTATTATTATCTGCTACTATTTTTGCATCTACTAACAATGAAAAAGAATTAGTAGTTGGTACAACAGGCGCCTACGCCCCTTATGTTTGTTTAAACGAACAGGGGGAATATGAAGGCTTTGATATCTCTGTTGCAAAGGAACTTGCAACTCTTTTAAATAAAAAACTTGTTTTAAAGGATTTGGGAGGATTGCAGCCTTTGTTCCTTGCTTTAAAGCAAAACAAAATAGACCTCATATTATTTGCTGTTTCTATAACAGAAGAGCGTATGCAAAAAATGCAGATGATACACTACCAAGGTGAAGATACTGTAGAGATGCCTCTTTTATTCTGGAAAAAGATACCAGATAGAATTGTATCCATTGAAGATCTTGCAAAAAGAGATTGTGTTGTATGTGTAGAGGCTGGATCTTATCAAGAAAAATGCGCAGAAAAATTTTCTCTCAAAAATTTAAAGCAGACAGACTCCATCCAAGATGCTCTCA contains the following coding sequences:
- a CDS encoding transporter substrate-binding domain-containing protein — its product is MFLFILNFLLLSATIFASTNNEKELVVGTTGAYAPYVCLNEQGEYEGFDISVAKELATLLNKKLVLKDLGGLQPLFLALKQNKIDLILFAVSITEERMQKMQMIHYQGEDTVEMPLLFWKKIPDRIVSIEDLAKRDCVVCVEAGSYQEKCAEKFSLKNLKQTDSIQDALMEIKYGKAVATFADPSMLPRFLKQYKELQVIQIPIPKEEQAYGNGICINKNNTVLKLDVEKAINLLKANGTIQALEEKWGLR